Within the Phaseolus vulgaris cultivar G19833 chromosome 9, P. vulgaris v2.0, whole genome shotgun sequence genome, the region TCGTAAAATTATAAAGTTTGGATTGTTGCTAGACAAAGAGATGCATAACACAATTTATATAAGTCACATAACATGTAATTACATTGTTTATAGAATAACATGAGGGACGTGAGAGTGAGGGAGGGTCTGTGGAAGAGTCATGAGGGAcgtaaacaacaacaacaaccatcTCATCGTTACTCTACTTTTTTCTTCTCCAACTTTCCAGGGAGCCATGGAGAATTTGATATGTTCAAAATCTTTCAAAGATGGGCAAGGATGAATGAAGTTTTCATAGCGCGCAAACTTAATAGGTGGGGAAGGAGATTTGATTTTGTGAGTTTTTTTAGATGTGGAGAATGTAGCAAAGTTAGAGACGGAGTTGGACCGGATTTACATAGGTAATATGAAACTCCATGTTAACATTCCTAGGTATAGAAAATTTGTAGTTGAACAAGAGGCTGGTTTGACTAGAGTATCTGTGAAACAATCTGGGTACGACCCTATGAAGTATAGGAGTAAGGAGGTAGGGAAAGCTAAGGAGGTTCAGAGACcacttaaagaaaaaaattcttatGCAGATGTGGTGAAGAAATCCTTACAAGGTAACTGAAACAGTCATTCTTTTTATATACAATAACAAGTGAGACCCTGGATGGTTAATAGAGTGGTAGGCCGTTTGTCTCCATATCTCAACTATGATTTGCTGTGTGAAGAAATAGTTAAAGGAGGGATGATCATGGTTACACAGAGGTATATGGGAGATAACAGGGTTATGATAACACCAAAGAACGAGGAAATGATAGAAGATATTGTTTTatctaaatgttttttttttcaaaaacattgtTGATGTTTCttataattgaaattaaaattgatggtaattaataaatattatgaaataaaagttAATGAATGGAGGGGGGTGGGGCTTCCTCTAAATAAATCATTGACTTATCCAAAACTATTTTAAGTTTTCTTGTGTTGGTTGTTAGAACCAGTAGGTATAGAATGTGATTAACaaggttttaaaataactttttcgGAATGAAAGAGGTTCGAATAGGATAGGATTAAGAATTGGATAGGTTTGAAAAGGTTTGATGAATGTTCAAAAGGGTGTagctttttatttataaaataatatttatttttatcaatatatcaattaattaatttttatctttaaaatcagttgttatttaataatttgtttataataatGTTTAATGATATTTGTATAAGATATATAAAATGGttagtttttaaatatgttaGAATTGAAATATTTCAATGTGATGAAATAAACTATTTCAAAATTAACGAAgaacatacaaaaaaaaagcTAGTAAAGAGAGTTACAATGAAAGGATAAAAGGAATATTTTATTCATGCAAAACATTAACATCAAAAGCTGTTtaccataataataatatttataaattcttCTAGCCCAGCCTCTCTTCAGATATAATCTATATAATTTCAGTTTTACCCTACTTCTatagaataatttaaattaatgtaGAGTAAAAACATAGgtttaaattatgttaaaaattcTACATCAATATCAAATTATAGATTAAagtatattatatataagtgaattaaaatatttcatagtatatatatatatatatatatatatatatatatatatatatatattatatataagtaGAAGTAACCTAATTTTATAAACTGatttataaagttaaattacaccatttttaataaattgtaaatataattttaaatttaataatgtaaatatataattttaaattcaataatgtaatatataattttaaattcaataacCAAATATGCCTCTAAGAACTAAAAGctaaaattcaaaagaaagataaaaatacattttaagaaAATCCTTAAAAAACAACGaccctttttttttaaaaaaaataattcaatacaCTGCGCCTCCTTTCGTCTTTCTCATATTTGCTTGCTGAAGGAAAGCTACTGCCTGAGCTTGAATGGAGAACAGAGAACGGCGTGAACGGCAAGAACGGCGTGAACAACATCCTTATGGAGAACAGAGTCAGCACCAAGGTGGTCGGAGGGAGGAACAAAGGGGAAAACGTACATTACATTACCCTCAATCGTCTTCTAACTCAGTCTCTACTTTTTTCTTCTCAAACTTCCCAAGTTCTCACGGTGAATACGATATGCTGAAGATTTTCCAGTGGGCAAGGGTGAAGGAGGTATTCATCTCTAGACGTAGAAACAGGTGGGGAAGACGGTTTGGGTTCGTGAGATTCTTTTCTGTTCCAAATGAGTCTAAACTGGAGAAGGAGTTGGATCAAATCTTCATTGGTaatatgaaattttatgttAATCTACCAAAATATAGGAGAACTGAGTATTATCAACAAGCTGGGACATCTCTTGAGGGAGTTAAGGGCAAGAATCAACGCCCCCATACAAAGGTGCAATCGAAGGAAGAGGGGGAATGGAGAGACGTGAAGAGGAGGGGCGCACGTAGGAACCACACTTTGAAGTACACGTATGCAGAAGTTGTTAGGAAATCTCCACAGGATCAGTGGAAAGGTCCATGTATTGAAACCACATCTAAAATTCTGCCTTGGATGACAACCACTGCAGTAGGGCGAATGGTATCATACCTAAATTTTACGTCTCTAAGTGAAGAGGTTATCAAAGGGGGCATGTCAATGATTAAGGTTAGATATTTGGGTGATAACTTTGTTCTCTTGACTCCTAAGGAAGGAGAACGGATGGAAGACATCATTAGGATGAACAAAAGCTGGTTTACAAGTGTGTTTGAAGACTTAGAACCTTGGTCTGCCTCTTTTGTAGCGAGCCATAGGTTAGTATGGGCGAGGTATTACGGCCTTCCTCTACCTCTTTGGAACAAGGACTGTTTGGCTAACATTATTGGAGACATGGCAGATCTGGTATCCATTGATGAGGTAACTGGGCAGTGGGAAAACCTTGAATATGTGCGTATCCAATTACGGGTGACCAAAATGAGTAGAATCGGAATCACAAATGGGTATCAGATAAATGGTCAAATATACAATATCAGTGTTATTGAAGAGGAAACCGATCAAGGAGGACGAGCATGCAGTTGCCCTGAACACAATCTTTCTTCCTCGGATAGCATATCTTCATCGGACACCTTTATCGTGGAATCTGTTTTTTCGGATAAAGCATCGGAGGGGGGGGGGGACATTGATGCCGGCGGCACCTCTCGAAGGGGAAAGGAGGATGAGGAAGACAACGAAAAGACACCACAGATAAAGTCGAGCCAATTAAGGCAATTCTCTCAGTATGAAAGGGGGAGGCAGAGCAAAGAGAGTGTACCTTATACAAATAAGGTAATACGTGAGCAGGGGGTTCTGCTCTTGGGGCAACTTTATCTGTACAAGAGAAAGTCAACTGTTTATGTTCACTTATACATAATGCTCTATCTGACCTAGTCCATTGTTCTCAAAACCTTAACTCCCCTTTACCCAAATTAAGTGTGGGCCTGCTTTCTGAGGCCCAATTTAACTATAACGGGGTTTTGGGCCTAACTAATCAAGGAGTTAGGGTTGCTGCGGAAGTGGATCACGGAAAGGCGGGGCAAGGGAAGGTCACGACGTCGAAGACGACGACTGGTGGAGGTGTCGAACCGACAATGGAGGCCTCGATTAATTTCTCTGGAGGGAGGTACATGGATATGTACAACCATATGCCTAACCAGAATGCGTCCCACGGTGAACCAAGTAGTGTGGACAGCTCTGCGTCAGTAAGCAGAGACCCCATTAATGACGAAGACGTGCGAATTGCGGATGAAGAACCTATCACATCGGAGAATGTACGGAGGCTGTGAGGGCTATGGGAACAAGGTACGAAACCATCATGCCTGCGGTGGAGGTCTAAGGGAGGATTAGGGCCCCTGCATTATGGGGTTAATTCATCATCCAGGTTAAGTCGATGTTCCTTTGCTGAATCTGATAATGATATTGAACACTGTAATAACATATTAAGGGTTGAAGATTATATAGCTGAATCTGAACGTATTTGGGTTGCGGGGAAACAATTAGGGGTGAGGTGTTCCGGGGAGGAGGTGAACATTGTAGTTCAATTGGAAAGTATGGAGGAAAGGGATAAGGAAGTTAAGAAGAACGCCGAGGAGGGTACTAGTCACGTCGAATTATGATCATACTCAATCTTAATATCAGGGGCTTGGGGGGGGGGGCACTAAGGCTAATTATTTGAAACATTGCATAGCCAAGGAGGGCGAGGAATTTGTGTGTTTGCAGGAGACAAAATCTGTGTCTTTTACTGATAATCGCTGCTTCTCTCTTTGGGGGGATAGTAACATAGGCTGGGTGCATTTTGAAGGTGATAATGGTGCAGGGAGCATGTTATCAATGTGGCATAAAGATAAATTCTGCTATGATTCGCACGTTGTCGGGATAGGTTTCATTGCGGTGATAGGTCAACACATTAAATCTAGTTGTATGTGCTTTGTGGTTAATGTCTATGCGGCCTGCAACTACAATGCAAAAATCACTTTATGGGAAGCTTTAACTTCACTGAAGAGGAGTTATCAGAACATGGCTGGATGTTTTTGTGGAGACTTTAATGCTGTAAGAAGGGAGGATGAAAGGAAAGGAATCACAGGTGGGTCAAGTCAGAGGAAGGAAATAAGAGGATTTAATTGTTTTATCGACGCAAACAGTATGGTGGACATTCCAAGTGTGGGAAAAAAGTATACGTGGTTCAAACCAAATGGAACCGCTAAAAGCAGGTTGGA harbors:
- the LOC137822410 gene encoding uncharacterized protein; the encoded protein is MENRERRERQERREQHPYGEQSQHQGGRREEQRGKRTLHYPQSSSNSVSTFFFSNFPSSHGEYDMLKIFQWARVKEVFISRRRNRWGRRFGFVRFFSVPNESKLEKELDQIFIGNMKFYVNLPKYRRTEYYQQAGTSLEGVKGKNQRPHTKVQSKEEGEWRDVKRRGARRNHTLKYTYAEVVRKSPQDQWKGPCIETTSKILPWMTTTAVGRMVSYLNFTSLSEEVIKGGMSMIKVRYLGDNFVLLTPKEGERMEDIIRMNKSWFTSVFEDLEPWSASFVASHRLVWARYYGLPLPLWNKDCLANIIGDMADLVSIDEVTGQWENLEYVRIQLRVTKMSRIGITNGYQINGQIYNISVIEEETDQGGRACSCPEHNLSSSDSISSSDTFIVESVFSDKASEGGGDIDAGGTSRRGKEDEEDNEKTPQIKSSQLRQFSQYERGRQSKESVPYTNKVIREQGVLLLGQLYLYKRKSTVYVHLYIMLYLT